A single genomic interval of Legionella israelensis harbors:
- a CDS encoding DUF2188 domain-containing protein produces MEAYHVFPHETKGWEVRKTNARAASGYFKTKQAAIDSARALSQAEGIELFIHDRKNKIDEKR; encoded by the coding sequence ATGGAAGCTTATCATGTCTTTCCTCATGAGACAAAAGGCTGGGAAGTGAGAAAAACAAACGCCCGAGCAGCAAGCGGCTATTTCAAAACGAAACAGGCAGCTATTGATAGTGCAAGAGCATTAAGCCAGGCTGAGGGTATAGAATTATTTATTCATGATAGGAAAAATAAAATCGATGAAAAAAGATAA
- a CDS encoding multidrug effflux MFS transporter, with protein MKENPVPSHIGLLVVILLVSSLGQVSSDLYLPSLPAMAEKLEVKISWIQFTIAIYMTGFCLSQLVYGPLSDAIGRRSPLIAGLSFNFAGSLICWVSPDIYWLFLGRFLQGLGVGAGTSLARPILRDLFEKETLAIYNSYLAVSTVIILATAPILGGYIQYYAGWRYNFLFLSVYGFIILCAFYFNTPETSKHIHKENFRIKIIFLSARNLLMNPIFLRFSLCPLFTYAGIIAWITAAPIVFQDKIGLDAVQFGWLYIFSGIGFAAGAVLNMRVVAGLGIEQMMRLGFFCQLSAGLLMLFFYLLGYINVYVIIIPILIFMFGSSLVFPNSSAGALTPFPKIAGTAGAIFGFMQISGGAISSSIIATSHDENQLPTAAVFIITSVLSILVFQLFKSKN; from the coding sequence GTGAAAGAAAATCCAGTCCCTTCCCATATTGGTTTATTAGTCGTCATTCTATTGGTTTCCTCGCTTGGCCAAGTCAGTTCAGATTTATATTTACCGTCTTTACCGGCTATGGCAGAAAAACTTGAAGTTAAAATAAGCTGGATACAATTTACCATTGCCATATATATGACTGGGTTTTGCTTGTCGCAGTTAGTCTATGGACCTTTATCGGATGCAATTGGAAGACGCTCTCCTTTAATAGCAGGCTTATCCTTCAATTTTGCCGGTAGTCTGATTTGCTGGGTTTCTCCGGACATATACTGGTTATTTTTAGGGCGATTCCTTCAGGGGCTGGGTGTTGGAGCAGGAACTTCTCTGGCACGACCTATACTGAGAGATCTCTTTGAAAAAGAAACATTGGCCATTTACAATTCCTACCTGGCTGTATCTACAGTGATTATTTTGGCTACTGCACCTATACTTGGAGGTTACATTCAGTATTATGCTGGCTGGAGATATAATTTTTTATTTCTCAGTGTGTACGGTTTTATTATTCTCTGCGCTTTTTACTTCAACACGCCAGAAACCAGCAAGCATATTCATAAAGAAAATTTCAGAATCAAAATAATCTTCCTGAGTGCCAGAAACTTACTTATGAACCCGATCTTTTTAAGATTTTCCTTATGTCCCTTATTCACTTATGCAGGAATTATAGCCTGGATTACAGCAGCCCCCATCGTATTTCAAGATAAAATAGGTCTTGATGCGGTGCAGTTTGGTTGGTTGTATATTTTTTCCGGTATTGGATTTGCTGCTGGTGCCGTTTTAAATATGCGAGTGGTTGCAGGGCTTGGGATTGAGCAAATGATGCGACTTGGTTTTTTCTGTCAGCTCAGTGCGGGCTTGTTGATGTTATTTTTTTATTTGCTCGGATATATAAATGTGTATGTAATTATTATTCCTATTCTAATTTTTATGTTTGGATCCAGCCTCGTTTTTCCCAACTCATCAGCAGGTGCATTAACTCCTTTTCCCAAAATCGCAGGGACGGCCGGTGCAATATTTGGCTTCATGCAAATTTCTGGTGGGGCCATCTCCAGTAGTATCATCGCGACTTCTCATGATGAAAATCAATTGCCCACGGCAGCCGTCTTTATTATAACTTCAGTTTTATCCATACTGGTATTTCAGCTTTTTAAGTCAAAGAACTAA
- a CDS encoding thiamine pyrophosphate-binding protein: protein MYTIGRYLAKRLEDLSIKDYFAIPGDYNLVLLDEILKNKNLRMINCCNELNAGYAADGYARIHGVSALFVTFSVGSLSAINAVAGAYAENLPLLLISGGPNTNSIQDAEILHHTLGNEDHLFVRDMYDRVTAHSVRIHKPENAATEIDSAIAIAMQKKKPVYIEIACNIADYSISNPTKRAFNATKISDSSSLKAAISDAAAKLNSANKPVLIIGSKTRPCQAISAVSDLSISTNYALASMPDAKGFISEQHKNYIGIYWGPVSSPGCGEIVDSSDAYLLVGPNENDYTTVGHMWGILPEKSISIAEGQVKIGHNIYTEVYMNDFLSGLQKELKPNDNALKAYQRIAGEAPLYRESEADEQQAVSTRYLFGQIQKILSDDYALLAETGDSWFNCMRLKLPEGCPFEIQMQYGSIGWSVGALLGMQAALNNNKRVIACIGDGSFQMSAQELSTLIRYDFKPIIFLLNNTAYTIEVQIHDGPYNEINNWHYAELVEVFGREQKNLKSYVVKTIGELKSAIEEAEKTPHLCFIEVLLDKDDCNKNLLEWGSRVAKYNSRPPRK, encoded by the coding sequence ATGTATACCATCGGACGTTATCTGGCAAAAAGACTTGAGGACTTGAGCATCAAAGACTATTTTGCTATCCCAGGCGATTATAATCTGGTTTTGCTGGATGAAATACTGAAAAACAAAAACTTAAGAATGATTAATTGCTGCAATGAATTGAATGCAGGCTATGCAGCGGATGGATATGCCCGTATCCATGGAGTTTCTGCCCTTTTCGTCACTTTCAGCGTCGGCAGCTTAAGTGCGATAAATGCTGTAGCCGGAGCTTATGCTGAAAATCTTCCTCTACTTCTCATTTCAGGCGGACCCAACACAAATTCTATTCAGGATGCAGAAATTTTACATCATACTTTAGGGAATGAAGACCACCTCTTTGTTCGTGATATGTATGATCGCGTAACCGCTCATTCTGTTCGTATTCATAAACCGGAGAATGCAGCCACAGAAATTGACTCCGCCATTGCGATTGCCATGCAAAAAAAGAAGCCGGTTTATATTGAAATTGCCTGTAATATTGCCGATTATTCCATTTCCAATCCAACTAAACGCGCATTTAATGCAACAAAAATAAGTGACAGCTCTTCACTGAAAGCAGCTATTAGCGATGCTGCCGCCAAATTAAATAGTGCTAACAAACCGGTTTTGATTATTGGCAGTAAAACACGCCCCTGTCAGGCTATTTCTGCTGTTAGCGATCTGAGCATTTCAACCAATTATGCGCTAGCCTCCATGCCTGATGCTAAAGGTTTTATATCAGAGCAACACAAAAATTACATTGGCATCTATTGGGGTCCGGTAAGTTCTCCAGGATGTGGTGAAATAGTGGATTCAAGTGATGCTTATTTACTGGTGGGTCCTAATGAAAATGATTACACCACGGTCGGCCATATGTGGGGAATTTTACCTGAAAAATCGATTTCGATTGCTGAGGGACAGGTCAAGATAGGTCATAATATTTATACAGAAGTGTATATGAACGACTTTCTGAGTGGTCTGCAAAAAGAGCTGAAACCGAATGACAATGCTCTTAAAGCTTATCAGCGTATCGCAGGTGAAGCACCCTTGTATCGAGAGTCCGAAGCCGATGAACAGCAAGCCGTCAGTACACGTTATCTTTTTGGCCAGATTCAAAAAATACTGAGTGATGATTATGCTTTATTGGCTGAAACAGGAGATTCCTGGTTTAACTGCATGCGCCTTAAACTTCCTGAGGGGTGTCCTTTTGAAATTCAAATGCAGTATGGTTCTATTGGCTGGTCAGTTGGCGCACTTTTAGGCATGCAGGCAGCATTAAATAATAATAAACGCGTTATCGCTTGTATCGGTGACGGTTCATTTCAAATGAGTGCTCAGGAATTATCCACCCTTATACGTTATGATTTCAAACCGATAATTTTCCTTTTGAACAATACTGCCTATACCATTGAAGTGCAAATTCATGATGGACCTTATAATGAAATTAACAACTGGCACTATGCTGAGTTAGTTGAAGTCTTTGGCAGAGAACAAAAAAACCTCAAGTCTTATGTTGTCAAAACCATTGGTGAACTGAAAAGCGCTATTGAGGAAGCGGAAAAAACACCTCATCTCTGCTTTATTGAAGTATTGTTAGATAAGGATGACTGTAATAAAAATCTTCTGGAATGGGGCTCAAGGGTTGCAAAGTACAATAGTCGCCCTCCCAGAAAATAA
- a CDS encoding NAD-dependent succinate-semialdehyde dehydrogenase, which produces MIQTINPATEEVIQNYLLLNNEQINSRIDAGHLAFQAWRKSDFSQRKKLMNRVADLLCKNKKQYASLITSEMGKPITSSEAEIEKCAWVCQYYAEQAEQHLKARFIDTDMKRTKVCYQPLGIVFAIMPWNFPFWQVFRFAAPTLMAGNAAILKHAPISTGTGEAIAELILEAGYPEHLFQHFIVDNEGAAKVIANNNVVAVTLTGSGKAGSSVASTAGKYLKKTVLELGGNDPYLVLEDADLDLAANAIISSRFNNAGQSCIAAKRILAVQSIADELIHKIEQLIMGYQMGDPKDPSTKLGPMARGDLRDALHQQVQKSIELGAKLQRGGVIPKRKGFYYPATLLTGVKPGMPAFDEELFGPVISVTTVEDEAEAIRLANKSQFGLGSAVFTRDIERGERIATEEIQAGSCFVNDFLASDPRLPFGGIKQSGYGRELSREGILEFINVKTVGINESDNAK; this is translated from the coding sequence ATGATTCAGACAATTAATCCAGCAACAGAAGAAGTGATTCAAAATTATCTTTTATTAAATAATGAACAAATCAATTCACGAATTGATGCAGGCCATCTTGCTTTTCAAGCATGGAGAAAATCAGATTTTTCTCAAAGAAAAAAGTTAATGAACAGAGTGGCAGATCTTCTTTGTAAAAATAAAAAGCAATATGCTTCACTGATTACAAGTGAAATGGGTAAACCCATTACTTCCAGTGAAGCTGAAATTGAAAAATGCGCGTGGGTTTGTCAATATTATGCTGAGCAGGCTGAACAACACCTGAAGGCCAGATTTATTGATACAGACATGAAACGCACGAAGGTCTGCTACCAACCCTTAGGAATTGTGTTTGCCATTATGCCTTGGAATTTCCCGTTTTGGCAGGTATTTCGTTTCGCGGCCCCCACATTAATGGCTGGTAATGCCGCCATCCTGAAACATGCTCCCATTTCTACCGGAACAGGTGAAGCGATTGCTGAATTAATTTTGGAAGCGGGATACCCCGAGCATCTCTTTCAGCATTTTATTGTAGATAATGAAGGTGCGGCTAAAGTCATAGCGAACAACAATGTTGTCGCCGTGACGCTGACAGGCAGCGGAAAAGCAGGTAGTTCTGTGGCTTCTACAGCTGGCAAATATTTAAAAAAAACCGTGTTGGAGCTTGGAGGAAATGATCCTTATCTGGTTTTGGAGGATGCAGATTTGGATTTGGCCGCAAATGCCATTATCTCATCACGATTCAATAATGCAGGCCAGTCTTGTATCGCAGCAAAACGCATTTTGGCTGTCCAATCTATCGCAGATGAATTAATTCATAAAATTGAGCAATTAATAATGGGTTATCAAATGGGGGATCCCAAAGATCCTTCCACCAAACTTGGGCCTATGGCCAGAGGAGATTTGCGTGATGCTCTGCACCAGCAAGTGCAAAAAAGTATTGAGCTTGGTGCTAAACTGCAACGAGGCGGCGTCATTCCTAAGAGAAAAGGTTTTTATTATCCGGCCACTTTATTGACCGGAGTCAAACCTGGTATGCCTGCTTTTGATGAAGAATTATTTGGCCCTGTCATTAGCGTGACTACGGTGGAAGATGAAGCCGAAGCAATCAGATTGGCTAATAAAAGTCAATTTGGCCTGGGTTCTGCGGTATTTACTCGTGATATAGAAAGAGGTGAACGCATTGCCACCGAAGAAATCCAGGCAGGCAGTTGTTTTGTAAATGACTTTTTGGCATCTGATCCAAGACTGCCTTTTGGTGGCATCAAGCAATCAGGGTATGGTCGAGAACTCTCACGAGAAGGTATTTTGGAATTTATAAATGTAAAAACAGTAGGGATTAATGAATCCGATAATGCAAAATAA
- a CDS encoding dihydrolipoyl dehydrogenase encodes MDRKVNVAIIGAGTAGLSAYKEARKHTDNILVIDKGPLGSTCARVGCMPSKVLLQTANYFHDRHLFDKQGIKGSDKLKLNMPDVLTYVRQMRDHFTEGVIEFTKSLKEQFICGEAQFLTPNSLQVNQEKIVADSVIIANGSQSVIPEEWIKYKDKILTSENIFEQDDLAKNIALIGAGSIGLEFGQSLSRLGINITAYHDTSFIGGLTDPDINEAAIKIFKEEFPIHLNEKASLTEKNKQLCIAADQSLPIDQVIAAMGRKSNFDSLNLGDLDIKLDKTGIPQYDPTTMQIQKFPIFIAGDVNKSRPLLHEAADEGRIAGYNAANKTRCFQRRTPIRILFTEPNIAIVGKAYQELEEESFVVGEVDYSNQGRAKIMRHNKGLLHIYGSKENGKLLGAEFIAPEGEHLAHLLAWAIYKNLTAFEVLQMPFYHPVIEEGMRTALRNLTKKVEKQSTSFDLAMCDSEAIPSLS; translated from the coding sequence ATGGATAGGAAAGTCAATGTAGCAATCATCGGTGCTGGAACAGCTGGTCTTTCAGCTTATAAAGAAGCGAGAAAACATACTGATAATATTCTTGTTATTGACAAAGGCCCTTTGGGCTCCACTTGTGCTCGAGTAGGCTGCATGCCTTCAAAAGTCTTACTCCAAACAGCCAATTATTTTCATGACAGGCATCTGTTTGATAAACAGGGGATAAAAGGCAGCGATAAACTTAAGCTCAACATGCCCGACGTCTTAACCTATGTACGCCAAATGAGAGATCATTTCACCGAGGGAGTAATAGAATTTACAAAATCTTTAAAAGAGCAATTCATTTGTGGTGAAGCTCAATTTTTAACGCCAAACAGTTTACAAGTCAATCAAGAAAAAATTGTTGCCGACAGCGTTATTATCGCAAATGGTTCTCAAAGCGTCATTCCTGAGGAATGGATAAAATATAAAGACAAAATATTAACAAGTGAAAATATTTTTGAACAGGATGATCTTGCTAAAAACATTGCCCTGATTGGTGCAGGTAGCATTGGACTTGAGTTTGGACAATCTTTATCCCGCCTTGGCATAAACATCACTGCTTATCATGACACTTCATTCATTGGCGGTTTAACGGATCCAGATATCAATGAAGCCGCAATCAAAATATTCAAAGAGGAATTTCCAATCCACCTTAATGAAAAAGCTTCTTTAACTGAAAAAAATAAACAGTTATGTATTGCAGCCGACCAATCATTACCCATTGATCAAGTTATTGCTGCCATGGGTCGCAAATCAAATTTTGACTCCTTAAACTTGGGTGATTTGGATATTAAGTTGGATAAAACCGGAATTCCACAATATGATCCGACCACCATGCAAATACAAAAATTCCCTATTTTTATTGCAGGCGATGTGAATAAAAGCCGACCTTTACTGCATGAGGCAGCAGATGAAGGTAGAATAGCGGGTTACAATGCCGCAAACAAAACCCGATGCTTTCAACGTCGAACCCCGATTCGAATCTTATTTACAGAACCTAATATCGCTATTGTCGGTAAAGCTTATCAAGAATTAGAAGAAGAATCTTTTGTTGTAGGCGAAGTTGATTATTCAAATCAAGGTCGTGCAAAAATTATGCGCCATAATAAAGGATTGCTCCATATTTATGGTTCAAAAGAGAACGGTAAATTGCTTGGCGCAGAATTTATTGCTCCGGAAGGAGAACATTTAGCCCATTTACTAGCCTGGGCAATATATAAAAACCTGACAGCATTTGAGGTATTGCAAATGCCCTTTTATCATCCGGTCATTGAAGAAGGTATGAGAACTGCACTGAGAAATTTAACTAAAAAAGTAGAAAAACAATCCACTTCATTTGATTTAGCCATGTGTGACAGTGAAGCTATTCCTTCGCTATCATAA
- a CDS encoding L,D-transpeptidase, whose translation MQNKNQLLLISTATQQMHCYENDQLVYTYSVSTAKNGLGEMRGSECTPRGWHTIHSIIGFEHEINSVFVGRKWTGEIYSEKLAEQYPGRDWILTRILRLDGLEDGRNKGGDVDSLQRFIYIHGTPDSTLLGQRGSRGCIRMRNFEIIELANWVSAGSYIYIE comes from the coding sequence ATGCAAAATAAAAATCAATTATTGCTTATATCAACAGCAACACAACAGATGCATTGTTATGAAAATGATCAACTGGTGTATACTTATTCAGTATCCACTGCGAAGAATGGTCTGGGAGAGATGCGTGGCAGCGAGTGTACACCACGCGGCTGGCATACCATTCATTCTATCATTGGCTTCGAGCATGAAATAAACAGCGTATTTGTCGGTCGAAAGTGGACTGGAGAAATCTATAGTGAAAAACTGGCGGAACAATATCCCGGCCGTGACTGGATTTTGACGCGTATTTTACGACTTGACGGGCTGGAGGATGGACGAAATAAAGGCGGGGACGTGGATAGCCTGCAGCGTTTTATCTATATACACGGTACTCCAGACAGTACGCTGTTAGGTCAGCGCGGTTCCCGCGGTTGTATTCGCATGAGAAATTTTGAAATTATTGAATTGGCAAACTGGGTTAGTGCAGGTAGTTATATTTATATTGAATAA
- the pcsA gene encoding phosphatidylcholine synthase: MNNNKHTFHLAHYLTAWAVHAFTASAAFIGVLTIAMIYQHDYINAIWLMALAVVVDAVDGSLARWVKVKDVLPSIDGTLLDNIVDYLNYVITPCVFLYVKPNMLPESYSILIICAITITSAYQFCQADAKTPDHFFKGFPCYWNIAVFYMFIFHTSMITNALLLILLCILIFVPVKYVYPSRLDYLTESRVLKIIMHACSITYGISSVLVLISYPEPEPFWLSLSLGYVVMYLVLSFYRTYSPMIKAKITANKEAVKQ, translated from the coding sequence ATGAACAATAACAAACATACATTTCATCTCGCTCACTACCTAACGGCATGGGCAGTACATGCTTTTACCGCCAGCGCCGCTTTCATTGGTGTCTTAACCATTGCGATGATTTATCAGCATGATTATATTAATGCCATATGGCTAATGGCCCTGGCTGTAGTAGTGGATGCGGTGGATGGCAGCCTGGCCAGATGGGTTAAAGTTAAAGATGTATTACCATCTATTGATGGAACATTATTGGATAATATCGTAGATTATCTTAATTATGTTATCACACCTTGTGTGTTTCTCTATGTTAAGCCTAATATGCTTCCGGAGTCCTATTCTATTCTGATCATATGTGCGATTACCATTACGTCTGCTTATCAATTTTGTCAGGCTGATGCCAAAACCCCGGATCATTTTTTTAAAGGATTTCCTTGTTACTGGAATATCGCTGTTTTCTATATGTTTATTTTTCACACGTCAATGATAACGAATGCATTGCTGCTAATATTGCTTTGTATATTGATATTTGTTCCTGTTAAATATGTATATCCCTCAAGACTGGATTATCTGACTGAATCCAGAGTCCTGAAAATCATTATGCACGCTTGTTCCATCACTTATGGAATCAGTTCAGTCCTGGTATTAATAAGTTATCCGGAGCCAGAACCTTTTTGGCTCTCCCTGTCTCTAGGTTATGTGGTTATGTACTTGGTTCTAAGTTTTTACAGGACTTATTCCCCGATGATAAAAGCGAAAATTACAGCAAACAAGGAAGCGGTTAAACAATAA
- a CDS encoding DUF1328 family protein encodes MLGWALLFFIIAIIAAALGFGGIAGVAASVAKILFFLFIIIFIVFLIAGLIGRHRGPPPPPV; translated from the coding sequence ATGTTAGGGTGGGCTCTTTTATTTTTTATCATAGCCATTATCGCAGCGGCATTAGGCTTTGGGGGCATTGCCGGAGTTGCAGCCAGTGTGGCCAAGATATTGTTTTTTCTGTTCATTATTATATTTATTGTGTTTCTTATCGCTGGGTTAATTGGACGACATCGAGGTCCTCCGCCTCCGCCTGTATGA
- a CDS encoding thioredoxin family protein: MVKTASNMLKLGTKAPEFNLTDVTSGKKISLIQYAGKKATVIMFICNHCPYVKYINSELSHLAHEYMNEDIRFIAINSNDVEQYPDDSPEKMRETAKINNYPFPYLFDESQEVAAAYHAACTPDFYIFDKNLELVYRGQFDDSRPGNNVPVTGQSIRDALNSILNDEAVDELQKPSLGCNIKWKKE; encoded by the coding sequence ATGGTAAAAACGGCTTCAAATATGCTTAAACTTGGGACAAAAGCCCCTGAATTTAATTTGACGGATGTCACCAGCGGCAAAAAAATAAGTTTAATACAATATGCTGGTAAGAAAGCGACCGTTATCATGTTTATTTGCAACCACTGCCCTTATGTCAAATATATAAACTCTGAATTGTCTCATCTCGCGCATGAGTATATGAATGAAGATATACGCTTTATTGCCATTAACTCCAATGACGTTGAGCAATATCCCGATGATTCACCAGAAAAAATGCGCGAAACAGCTAAAATAAATAATTATCCTTTTCCATATTTATTTGATGAATCACAGGAAGTCGCTGCAGCTTATCATGCTGCCTGTACACCTGATTTTTACATCTTTGACAAGAACCTGGAATTAGTCTACCGTGGACAGTTTGATGATTCCAGGCCAGGTAATAACGTCCCCGTTACAGGACAATCCATTCGTGATGCACTTAACAGTATCCTGAACGACGAAGCAGTGGATGAACTGCAAAAACCCAGCCTGGGTTGTAATATAAAATGGAAAAAGGAATGA